A genome region from Oryzias melastigma strain HK-1 linkage group LG12, ASM292280v2, whole genome shotgun sequence includes the following:
- the ggcx gene encoding vitamin K-dependent gamma-carboxylase, producing MEARDATAGAFVSRSGKEQTAKKDGAPRTNTPPTQSRMERIFGFKAEDLSSWQNLVVLLNRPTDPASLGIFRFLFGLLMAIDVTQERGLSHLDYKYLDGAPVCRFPLFNFLQPLPLDWMYLLYLVMFLGAVGIMLGCFYRLSCLLFISTYWYVFFLDKTAWNNHSYLYGLIGFQLTLMDGNRYWSVDGLRRPSIRNAHVPLWNYTLLRTQIFIVYFIAGIKKLDADWVEGYSMSYLAHHWLFDPFKVILPVELVSLLIIHGGGLVLDLTAGYLLFFDATRPYAFFFVSYFHCMNSQLFSIGMFSYTMLATSPLFCYPDWPRRFFAGFPSFLSSVLPLTSAESQPSTSCVYKEVQSAEGQETPTAAKAFKLRLKHKLAAIFTIVYIAEQFFLPYSHFITKGYNNWTNGLYGYSWDMMVHSRTHQHVKITYRDGNTGEIGYLNPGVFTQSRRWKDHGDMLKQYATCLNELLPRYNISDPEIYFDIWVSINERFQQRIFDPRVDVVKADWSPFRPNPWLMPLLVDLSPWRTKFQEIESSLDNQTEIVFIADFPGLHLENFVSEDLGNTSIHMLQGKVIVEVVEEKKNYTLQPNEQINVPAGAYHKVYTVSEEPSCYMYVYVNTTEAALQDNFTKLFEIQERIRNGTETEPLPPELQPLLVADSEDAEVNATDPIVQLFLKRQRRMKEVKKRREAGLLERLERFAVKKYYTIRRGFLMMAIAVRNLAVGLPPLDQLRREVAFANMKGPQEEANQNDPLKDEVGHGEL from the exons ATGGAGGCGAGAGACGCTACGGCAG GTGCATTTGTTAGCAGAAGTGGGAAAGAGCAAACAGCAAAGAAGGATGGAGCTCCCAGAACAAATACACCCCCAACTCAGAGCAGGATGGAGCGGATCTTTGGGTTCAAGGCAGAGGACCTGAGCTCCTGGCAGAACCTGGTGGTCCTCCTGAACAGACCCACTGATCCTGCATCTCTGGGCATCTTCCGCTTTTTATTTG GTTTGCTGATGGCCATTGATGTGACACAGGAACGAGGTCTGAGCCACCTGGACTATAAATATTTGGATGGAGCCCCTGTGTGTCGCTTTCCTCTTTTCAACTTCTTGCAGCCACTTCCACTAGACTGGATGTATTTGCTGTATCTAGTCATGTTCCTCG GGGCAGTGGGGATCATGCTTGGCTGTTTCTACCGCCTTTCTTGCCTCCTGTTTATCTCCACCTACTGGTACGTCTTCTTTTTGGATAAAACGGCCTGGAACAATCACTCGTACCTCTATGGTCTCATCGGATTCCAGCTCACACTCATGGACGGCAACCGATACTG GTCAGTGGACGGGCTGCGAAGGCCGTCCATAAGAAACGCTCACGTGCCTCTTTGGAATTACACCCTTCTGAGGACACAG atatttattgtgtattttatcGCTGGAATCAAAAAGCTGGATGCAGACTGGGTGGAGGGATACTCGATGTCATACTTAGCACACCACTGGCTCTTTGATCCATTCAA agtGATTCTTCCTGTGGAGTTGGTCAGTCTGCTGATCATCCACGGAGGGGGTCTTGTTCTAGATCTGACTGCTGGCTATCTCCTCTTTTTTGACGCAACACGGCCTTACGCATTTTTTTTCGTCTCGTACTTCCACTGTATGAACTCTCAGCTCTTCAGCATCG GGATGTTCTCCTACACCATGCTGGCCACCAGCCCTCTCTTCTGCTACCCCGATTGGCCGAGAAGATTCTTCGCTGGCTTCCCATCGTTTCTCAGTTCCGTCCTGCCCCTGACCTCAGCAGAGTCTCAGCCCAGCACCTCCTGTGTTTACAAGGAGGTCCAAAGCGCTGAAGGGCAGGAGACTCCAACTGCTGCCAAAGCCTTCAAACTGAGACTCAAGCACAAGTTGGCAGCCATTTTCACTATTGTCTACATCGCTGAACAGTTTTTCCTGCCTTACTCCCACTTCATCACAAAG ggttaCAACAACTGGACCAACGGCTTGTATGGATACTCATGGGACATGATGGTTCACTCCCGCACCCATCAGCACGTGAAGATCACCTACAGGGATGGAAACACGGGTGAAATTGGATATCTGAACCCAGGG GTTTTCACTCAGAGTCGACGCTGGAAAGATCATGGAGACATGCTGAAGCAGTACGCTACATGTTTGAATGAGTTACTGCCGCGCTACAACATCTCTGATCCAGAAATCTATTTTGACATCTGGGTGTCGATCAACGAGCGCTTTCAACAAAG GATCTTTGATCCTCGTGTGGACGTCGTAAAGGCCGATTGGTCACCTTTCCGGCCAAATCCGTGGCTCATGCCTCTGTTGGTGGACCTGTCACCCTGGAGGACCAAATTCCAGGAGATCGAGAGCAGTTTGGACAACCAAACAGAGATAGTTTTCATTGCGGATTTCCCAG GTCTCCACCTGGAAAACTTTGTGAGTGAAGACCTGGGCAACACCAGCATCCACATGCTACAAGGGAAAGTGATTGTTGAGGttgtggaggagaaaaagaactaCACCTTGCAGCCGAATGAGCAGATAAAT GTTCCTGCTGGAGCTTACCACAAAGTCTACACGGTGTCCGAGGAGCCGTCCTGTTACATGTACGTCTACGTCAACACCACTGAGGCGGCGCTGCAGGACAATTTCACCAAGCTGTTTGAAATCCAAGAGCGCATCCGCAACGGAACAG AAACGGAGCCTCTTCCTCCTGAGCTGCAGCCTCTGTTGGTCGCGGACTCTGAAGACGCAGAGGTCAACGCCACTGACCCGATCGTGCAGCTCTTCCTGAAGAGGCAGCGCCGCATGAAGGAGGTGAAAAAGCGCAGAGAGGCTGGGCTGCTCGAGCGGCTGGAACGCTTTGCTGTTAAAAAGTACTACACGATTCGAAGGGG ATTCCTTATGATGGCCATCGCCGTGCGAAACCTCGCCGTGGGCCTGCCTCCTCTGGACCAGCTCAGAAGAGAAGTTGCCTTTGCAAATATGAAAGGACCTCAGGAAGAAGCCAATCAGAATGATCCGCTCAAGGATGAAGTTGGTCATGGGGAGCTTTGA